A genomic region of Melanotaenia boesemani isolate fMelBoe1 chromosome 13, fMelBoe1.pri, whole genome shotgun sequence contains the following coding sequences:
- the stk38a gene encoding serine/threonine-protein kinase 38 isoform X2, with protein sequence MAMTGQSSCSSMSNHTKERVTMAKVTLENFYSNLIAQHEEREMRQQKLEKVMDQEGLADEEKRIRRSEHARKETEFLRLKRTRLGLEDFESLKVIGRGAFGEVRLVQKKDTGHVYAMKILRKADMLEKEQVGHIRAERDILVEADSLWVVKMFYSFQDKMNLYLIMEFLPGGDMMTLLMKKDTLTEEATQFYIAETVLAIDSIHQLGFIHRDIKPDNLLLDSRGHVKLSDFGLCTGLKRAHRTEFYKNLNHSLPSDLTFQNMNSKRKAETWKRNRRQLAFSTVGTPDYIAPEVFMQTGYNKLCDWWSLGVIMYEMLIGYPPFCSETPQETYRKVMNWRETLIFPPEVPISEKAKELILRFCCEEEHRIGAVGVEDIKSNPFFEGVDYDHIRERPAAIPINIKSIDDTSNFDEFPDSDILTPTATQVSNHTEADLKNKDWVFINYTYKRFEGLTARGAIPSYMKSGKR encoded by the exons ATGGCGATGACTGGCCAGAGCTCATGCTCCTCTATGAGTAACCATACCAAGGAGCGGGTCACCATGGCCAAAGTGACCCTGGAGAACTTCTACAGTAACCTCATTGCCCAGCATGAGGAGAGAGAGATGAG ACAGCAAAAGTTGGAGAAAGTGATGGATCAGGAGGGACTGGCAGACGAAGAG AAACGTATCCGGCGTTCCGAGCATGCGAGGAAAGAGACAGAGTTTCTGCGTTTAAAACGCACTCGACTGGGGCTGGAGGACTTCGAGTCGCTGAAGGTGATTGGCCGAGGAGCCTTTGGAGAG gttcGTCTGGTGCAGAAGAAAGACACTGGTCATGTCTACGCCATGAAAATCCTCCGTAAAGCTGACATGCTggagaaggagcag GTCGGCCATATCAGAGCTGAGCGGGACATCCTGGTTGAAGCTGACAGCCTGTGGGTCGTCAAAATGTTCTACAGCTTCCAGGATAAGATGAACCTCTACCTCATTATGGAGTTTCTTCCAGGAG GAGACATGATGACCCTGCTAATGAAGAAGGACACTTTGACAGAGGAGGCCACTCAGTTCTACATAGCAGAGACGGTGCTGGCCATCGACTCCATCCACCAGCTGGGTTTCATCCACAGAGACATCAAACCGGACAACCTGCTGCTGGACTCCAGG gGTCACGTGAAGCTTTCTGACTTCGGTTTGTGCACGGGGCTGAAGAGGGCCCATCGTACGGAGTTCTACAAAAACCTGAACCACAGCCTGCCCAGTGACCTCA CCTTTCAGAACATGAACTCTAAGAGGAAAGCAGAGACCTGGAAGAGGAACCGGAGGCAGCTG GCTTTTTCCACAGTGGGAACACCAGACTACATCGCTCCAGAGGTCTTTATGCAAACTGGATACAACAAGCTCTGTGATTGGtggagtctgggtgtcatcatGTATGAGATGCTGATAG GTTACCCTCCGTTCTGCTCAGAGACGCCTCAGGAGACGTACAGGAAAGTGATGAACTGGCGAGAGACGcttatttttcctccagaagTGCCAATATCAGAGAAGGCCAAAGAACTCATCCTCAG gTTTTGCTGTGAGGAGGAACACCGGATCGGTGCCGTAGGGGTGGAGGACATCAAGTCCAATCCTTTCTTTGAAGGGGTGGACTACGACCACATCAG AGAGAGACCTGCAGCCATTCCCATCAACATCAAAAGCATCGACGACACCTCCAACTTTGATGAATTCCCGGATTCTGATATTCTCACACCAACAG CCACCCAGGTGTCCAACCACACCGAGGCTGATCTGAAGAACAAGGACTGGGTCTTCATCAACTACACCTACAAACGCTTCGAGGGCCTGACTGCTCGAGGAGCCATACCGTCCTACATGAAGTCAGGGAAGAGATGA
- the stk38a gene encoding serine/threonine-protein kinase 38 isoform X1 → MAMTGQSSCSSMSNHTKERVTMAKVTLENFYSNLIAQHEEREMRQQKLEKVMDQEGLADEEKRIRRSEHARKETEFLRLKRTRLGLEDFESLKVIGRGAFGEVRLVQKKDTGHVYAMKILRKADMLEKEQVGHIRAERDILVEADSLWVVKMFYSFQDKMNLYLIMEFLPGGDMMTLLMKKDTLTEEATQFYIAETVLAIDSIHQLGFIHRDIKPDNLLLDSRGHVKLSDFGLCTGLKRAHRTEFYKNLNHSLPSDLSKQTFQNMNSKRKAETWKRNRRQLAFSTVGTPDYIAPEVFMQTGYNKLCDWWSLGVIMYEMLIGYPPFCSETPQETYRKVMNWRETLIFPPEVPISEKAKELILRFCCEEEHRIGAVGVEDIKSNPFFEGVDYDHIRERPAAIPINIKSIDDTSNFDEFPDSDILTPTATQVSNHTEADLKNKDWVFINYTYKRFEGLTARGAIPSYMKSGKR, encoded by the exons ATGGCGATGACTGGCCAGAGCTCATGCTCCTCTATGAGTAACCATACCAAGGAGCGGGTCACCATGGCCAAAGTGACCCTGGAGAACTTCTACAGTAACCTCATTGCCCAGCATGAGGAGAGAGAGATGAG ACAGCAAAAGTTGGAGAAAGTGATGGATCAGGAGGGACTGGCAGACGAAGAG AAACGTATCCGGCGTTCCGAGCATGCGAGGAAAGAGACAGAGTTTCTGCGTTTAAAACGCACTCGACTGGGGCTGGAGGACTTCGAGTCGCTGAAGGTGATTGGCCGAGGAGCCTTTGGAGAG gttcGTCTGGTGCAGAAGAAAGACACTGGTCATGTCTACGCCATGAAAATCCTCCGTAAAGCTGACATGCTggagaaggagcag GTCGGCCATATCAGAGCTGAGCGGGACATCCTGGTTGAAGCTGACAGCCTGTGGGTCGTCAAAATGTTCTACAGCTTCCAGGATAAGATGAACCTCTACCTCATTATGGAGTTTCTTCCAGGAG GAGACATGATGACCCTGCTAATGAAGAAGGACACTTTGACAGAGGAGGCCACTCAGTTCTACATAGCAGAGACGGTGCTGGCCATCGACTCCATCCACCAGCTGGGTTTCATCCACAGAGACATCAAACCGGACAACCTGCTGCTGGACTCCAGG gGTCACGTGAAGCTTTCTGACTTCGGTTTGTGCACGGGGCTGAAGAGGGCCCATCGTACGGAGTTCTACAAAAACCTGAACCACAGCCTGCCCAGTGACCTCAGTAAGCAAA CCTTTCAGAACATGAACTCTAAGAGGAAAGCAGAGACCTGGAAGAGGAACCGGAGGCAGCTG GCTTTTTCCACAGTGGGAACACCAGACTACATCGCTCCAGAGGTCTTTATGCAAACTGGATACAACAAGCTCTGTGATTGGtggagtctgggtgtcatcatGTATGAGATGCTGATAG GTTACCCTCCGTTCTGCTCAGAGACGCCTCAGGAGACGTACAGGAAAGTGATGAACTGGCGAGAGACGcttatttttcctccagaagTGCCAATATCAGAGAAGGCCAAAGAACTCATCCTCAG gTTTTGCTGTGAGGAGGAACACCGGATCGGTGCCGTAGGGGTGGAGGACATCAAGTCCAATCCTTTCTTTGAAGGGGTGGACTACGACCACATCAG AGAGAGACCTGCAGCCATTCCCATCAACATCAAAAGCATCGACGACACCTCCAACTTTGATGAATTCCCGGATTCTGATATTCTCACACCAACAG CCACCCAGGTGTCCAACCACACCGAGGCTGATCTGAAGAACAAGGACTGGGTCTTCATCAACTACACCTACAAACGCTTCGAGGGCCTGACTGCTCGAGGAGCCATACCGTCCTACATGAAGTCAGGGAAGAGATGA